In Corynebacterium ulcerans, one genomic interval encodes:
- the aceE gene encoding pyruvate dehydrogenase (acetyl-transferring), homodimeric type encodes MPDPTIGKRPEDTNFALIRDGVASYLNDSDPEETREWLESLDGMLEGSSLERARFLMLRLLERASARRVPLPPMTSTDYVNTIPTTMEPEFPGDEEIEKRYRRWIRWNAAIMVHRAQRPGIGVGGHISTYAGAAPLYEVGMNHFFRGKDHPGGGDHIFFQGHASPGVYARAFMEGRLTEDDLDGFRQEVSRPQGGLPSYPHPHGMEDFWEFPTVSMGLGPMDAIYQARFNRYLHNRGIKDTSEQHVWAFLGDGEMDEPESRGLIQMAALNNLDNLTFVINCNLQRLDGPVRGNTKIIQELESFFRGAGWSVIKVVWGREWDQLFEADKEGALVDLMNTTSDGDFQTFKANDGAYVREHFFNRDPRTAKLVEDWTDEEIWNLRRGGHDYRKIYAAYKRALETKDRPTVILAHTIKGYGLGHNFEGRNATHQMKKLTLDDLKKFRDKQGVPITDEQLEKDPYLPPYYHPGEDAPEIKYMLEQRKRLGGFVPERRESYTPVEVPPLDKLRSLRKGSGKQQVATTMAVVRAFKELMRDPELGKRIVPIIPDEARTFGMDSWFPTMKIYNPHGQNYVPVDHDLMLSYREAADGQILHEGINEAGSTAAFIATATSYATHGQVMIPLYIFYSMFGFQRTGDSFWAAGDQMARGFILGATAGRTTLTGEGLQHMDGHSQIIASTNPSVVSYDPAFSYEIAHLLREGIDRMYGPGRGENVMYYLTIYNEPISQPAEPEDLDVEGLHKGIYLYEKAQGGEHEVSLLASGIGMQQALRARDILRDEFNIGANIFSVTSWVELAREGQEKNRQALRHPETDPGEAFATTQLKKGNGPYIAVSDFATDLQEQIRRFVPGHYTTLGADGFGFSDTRPAARRFFNIDAESVVVATLNALAHEGKIDRSVAAEAAQRFHLTDPTKA; translated from the coding sequence ATGCCTGACCCAACCATTGGGAAGCGTCCTGAGGACACTAACTTCGCGTTGATTCGCGATGGTGTGGCTTCTTATCTGAACGACTCGGATCCCGAGGAAACCCGCGAGTGGCTCGAATCCCTCGACGGGATGCTGGAAGGATCCAGTCTCGAGCGAGCCCGCTTCCTGATGCTCCGTTTACTTGAGCGAGCATCTGCTCGTCGCGTGCCGTTACCCCCAATGACCTCGACAGATTACGTCAACACGATTCCTACCACTATGGAGCCAGAGTTCCCGGGTGATGAGGAAATCGAGAAGCGCTATCGTCGTTGGATTCGATGGAACGCTGCGATCATGGTGCACCGCGCACAGCGCCCAGGGATCGGAGTAGGCGGACATATCTCCACCTACGCTGGCGCTGCACCACTCTACGAAGTGGGTATGAACCACTTCTTCCGTGGTAAAGATCACCCCGGCGGAGGCGACCACATCTTCTTCCAGGGACATGCTTCACCGGGCGTCTACGCCCGCGCATTCATGGAAGGTCGCCTCACCGAAGACGACCTTGATGGCTTCCGTCAGGAAGTTTCCCGCCCACAGGGGGGACTACCTTCCTACCCCCACCCACACGGGATGGAAGATTTCTGGGAGTTCCCCACCGTGTCGATGGGCCTCGGCCCCATGGATGCTATTTACCAAGCGCGCTTCAACCGCTACTTGCATAACCGCGGCATCAAAGACACGTCTGAGCAACACGTCTGGGCCTTCCTCGGCGACGGCGAGATGGACGAGCCAGAGTCTCGTGGCCTCATCCAAATGGCTGCGCTGAACAACCTGGATAACCTCACGTTTGTTATCAACTGCAACCTGCAGCGTCTCGACGGTCCCGTCCGCGGCAACACCAAGATCATCCAGGAGCTCGAGTCCTTCTTCCGCGGCGCTGGTTGGTCAGTGATCAAGGTTGTGTGGGGCCGCGAGTGGGATCAGCTCTTCGAGGCAGACAAAGAGGGTGCTCTCGTTGATCTGATGAACACCACCTCTGACGGCGATTTCCAGACCTTCAAGGCTAACGACGGCGCATACGTCCGCGAGCACTTCTTCAACCGCGATCCTCGCACAGCCAAGCTCGTCGAAGACTGGACAGACGAGGAAATCTGGAACCTCCGCCGCGGCGGCCACGATTACCGCAAGATTTACGCTGCTTATAAGCGTGCGTTGGAGACCAAGGACCGCCCAACGGTCATTCTGGCCCACACGATTAAGGGCTACGGTCTTGGGCACAACTTCGAGGGGCGCAACGCGACCCACCAGATGAAGAAGCTCACCCTCGACGATCTGAAGAAGTTCCGCGATAAGCAGGGCGTTCCGATCACCGACGAGCAGCTGGAAAAGGATCCATACCTCCCGCCGTACTACCACCCAGGTGAGGATGCTCCGGAGATCAAGTACATGCTTGAGCAGCGTAAGCGGCTTGGAGGCTTTGTCCCTGAGCGTCGTGAGTCCTACACCCCGGTGGAGGTCCCACCGCTAGACAAGCTTCGCAGCCTGCGTAAGGGCTCCGGTAAACAGCAGGTGGCCACCACCATGGCTGTTGTTCGTGCGTTCAAGGAGCTCATGCGTGATCCTGAGCTAGGAAAGCGCATCGTCCCGATCATCCCTGATGAGGCCCGCACCTTTGGTATGGACTCCTGGTTCCCCACCATGAAGATCTACAACCCTCACGGTCAGAACTACGTGCCGGTTGACCACGATCTGATGCTCTCCTACCGCGAGGCAGCAGACGGACAGATCCTGCACGAGGGCATCAACGAGGCCGGTTCCACCGCAGCGTTTATCGCAACGGCGACTTCTTACGCCACCCATGGCCAGGTCATGATCCCGCTGTACATCTTCTACTCGATGTTCGGCTTCCAGCGCACTGGCGACTCCTTCTGGGCTGCAGGCGACCAGATGGCCCGTGGATTTATCCTCGGTGCTACTGCTGGCCGCACCACACTCACCGGTGAAGGTCTCCAGCACATGGATGGACATTCCCAGATCATCGCGTCGACCAACCCCAGCGTGGTCTCCTATGACCCCGCATTCTCCTATGAGATCGCGCACCTGCTGCGTGAGGGCATCGACCGCATGTACGGCCCAGGCCGTGGCGAAAACGTCATGTACTACCTGACCATCTACAACGAGCCTATCTCTCAGCCTGCAGAGCCTGAGGATCTCGATGTAGAGGGCCTCCACAAGGGTATTTACCTATATGAGAAGGCTCAGGGTGGCGAGCATGAGGTTTCCTTGCTCGCTTCCGGTATCGGAATGCAGCAGGCGCTCCGTGCTCGGGATATTCTGCGCGATGAGTTCAACATCGGTGCGAATATCTTCTCCGTCACTTCCTGGGTTGAGCTGGCACGAGAAGGCCAGGAAAAGAACCGTCAAGCGCTGCGCCACCCGGAAACTGATCCAGGCGAGGCCTTCGCTACAACCCAGCTAAAGAAGGGCAACGGCCCTTACATAGCAGTCTCCGACTTTGCTACGGATCTCCAGGAGCAAATCCGCCGCTTTGTCCCAGGCCACTACACCACGTTGGGTGCAGACGGTTTCGGCTTCTCTGATACCCGTCCGGCTGCCCGTCGTTTCTTCAACATCGACGCAGAGTCTGTTGTTGTGGCTACCCTCAACGCACTTGCACATGAGGGCAAGATTGATCGTTCTGTTGCAGCCGAGGCTGCGCAGCGCTTCCATCTCACTGACCCGACTAAGGCATAA
- a CDS encoding alpha/beta fold hydrolase, translating into MRLPRLTRKGRRRQALAHAKKHNTVHERFYSESRTTGRIRYYLDGPEDADVTVVFIHGFTLAASAWHLQVAHVAHEARCVLMDLRGHGSTGEYSVEDCTLDGAADDVARVLEAVKPNGPLVIVGHSLGGMVAINFLRRYPEFRTHTAGLVLVATAVDSFASQGVPQVLALPVAEKIRNAVEASPAETATLRESIAALVAPTLAVTVFQTPMPPSVIDFHAQLINETPLSTFVGFLDDLQEHEEVEGARLLSGIEGVVIVGEKDSVTPLSQAQRIVSLWPDAGLQVAPDTGHMIILEQPAIVNKAIDQMIEHAHSVGKLPTA; encoded by the coding sequence ATGCGACTGCCTCGATTGACGCGCAAGGGCCGGCGTCGACAAGCTCTTGCCCACGCAAAGAAACACAACACAGTACATGAAAGGTTTTATAGCGAGTCCCGCACAACCGGCAGAATCCGTTATTACCTAGACGGGCCTGAAGATGCTGACGTTACCGTCGTCTTTATCCATGGCTTTACATTGGCGGCCTCAGCGTGGCATCTACAGGTAGCTCACGTTGCGCATGAAGCCCGCTGCGTTCTCATGGACTTACGTGGACACGGGAGCACGGGGGAATACTCCGTAGAAGATTGCACTCTCGACGGCGCTGCTGATGATGTAGCGCGGGTTTTAGAAGCGGTGAAGCCCAATGGTCCCCTTGTTATAGTGGGGCACTCACTCGGTGGAATGGTGGCGATTAATTTCTTGCGTCGCTATCCCGAATTTCGGACGCATACTGCAGGGTTAGTTTTGGTAGCCACAGCCGTAGACTCCTTTGCCAGCCAAGGAGTGCCTCAGGTCTTAGCCCTACCTGTGGCAGAGAAAATCCGTAATGCAGTGGAAGCGTCTCCGGCAGAGACCGCCACGCTCAGAGAATCTATAGCCGCTTTGGTGGCTCCCACGCTGGCAGTAACGGTATTCCAGACTCCTATGCCTCCTAGCGTCATCGATTTTCATGCTCAGCTGATTAACGAGACCCCTCTTTCCACATTCGTGGGGTTCCTCGATGATTTGCAAGAGCATGAAGAAGTGGAAGGGGCGAGACTCCTTAGCGGGATAGAAGGCGTAGTTATCGTAGGAGAAAAAGATTCGGTCACCCCGCTCAGCCAGGCGCAAAGGATTGTCAGTCTGTGGCCAGATGCTGGCCTGCAAGTCGCGCCTGATACCGGGCACATGATCATTTTGGAGCAGCCTGCGATAGTGAATAAGGCGATTGATCAGATGATCGAGCACGCTCACTCCGTGGGGAAACTGCCCACAGCTTGA
- a CDS encoding acyl carrier protein, translated as MSSLQDQLLKLQDSTSDSSQPGVDASTREKVIAVLALLGVEKEKADPSSRLDSLGITSLDRIELTIRVEEHCGFRTTDTAIFALETVQDLIDYAERKGEQQK; from the coding sequence GTGTCCTCGCTTCAAGACCAGCTTCTCAAGCTGCAAGACAGCACTTCCGATTCTTCTCAACCAGGTGTAGATGCTTCGACCAGGGAAAAAGTCATCGCAGTACTCGCACTTTTAGGGGTAGAAAAAGAAAAGGCAGATCCGTCTTCTCGCCTCGATTCCCTCGGAATAACCTCTCTCGACCGCATCGAACTTACTATTCGGGTAGAGGAACACTGTGGGTTCCGCACGACGGATACTGCGATTTTTGCGCTTGAAACGGTACAGGATCTCATCGATTATGCGGAACGCAAAGGAGAGCAACAGAAATGA
- a CDS encoding HAD-IIA family hydrolase: protein MTISYLTDMDGVLIREGEIIPGADRFLNNLMDNDINFMVLTNNSIHTPRDLSARLRHIGLSIPPERIWTSAKATATFLSSQAGGHDKERTAYVVGESGLTTELHDNGWILTTSHPDFVVLGETRTYSFEAITTAINLILEGARFICTNPDVTGPAPQGILPATGAVAQLITAATGKEPYFVGKPNPVMMRSALNNIGAHSENTVMIGDRMDTDVRCGLEAGMRTVLVRTGISDDAEISKYPFRPTKVIDSIADLTESFLDPFGDGYYVSSAED from the coding sequence ATGACCATTTCCTATCTCACAGACATGGACGGAGTCCTTATCAGGGAAGGTGAGATCATCCCTGGGGCAGATCGTTTCCTCAACAACCTCATGGACAATGATATTAACTTCATGGTCCTCACCAATAACTCGATACACACGCCCCGTGATCTTTCCGCACGGCTGCGTCACATTGGTCTGAGCATCCCGCCCGAGCGCATCTGGACTTCTGCTAAGGCAACTGCCACGTTCCTGAGCAGCCAGGCTGGCGGGCACGACAAGGAAAGAACTGCCTATGTTGTGGGCGAATCTGGTTTAACTACTGAGTTGCACGATAATGGCTGGATACTTACCACTTCGCATCCAGATTTTGTTGTTTTGGGAGAAACCCGAACCTATTCCTTTGAGGCTATTACCACCGCAATCAATCTGATTTTGGAGGGTGCACGGTTTATCTGCACTAATCCAGATGTCACAGGCCCCGCACCTCAAGGAATTTTGCCAGCTACCGGAGCGGTAGCGCAGCTGATCACAGCTGCGACAGGCAAGGAGCCTTACTTCGTGGGGAAACCGAATCCCGTCATGATGCGTTCTGCGTTGAATAACATCGGTGCTCATTCCGAGAACACAGTGATGATCGGCGACAGGATGGACACAGACGTGCGCTGTGGACTTGAGGCGGGCATGCGCACAGTCCTCGTCCGCACAGGTATCTCTGACGATGCAGAGATCTCTAAGTATCCGTTCCGCCCCACTAAGGTCATAGACTCGATTGCAGACCTAACCGAGTCGTTCCTTGACCCCTTCGGCGACGGATATTACGTCTCTAGCGCAGAGGACTGA
- a CDS encoding serine hydrolase domain-containing protein: MELEQLVATWPVDNVASAVISGSHLVTAGDCDRVFELASVTKLLSAYGFLIAVEEGVFGLDQELGPEGATVRHMLAHASGVGFKSSDPVRPVGIRRIYSSYGFELLAQAVEEESGMSFADYLDEAVFQPLGMRSTQLWGSAGHGGRSSVSDLVSFARELLNPRLLAPETLSEAFSVQFPDLNGVVPGYGMYKPCPWGLGFEIKGKKDPHWTGAQMPANTVGHFGQSGTYLWLVPGSGVAMIALTDRPFGPWAKEPWAQANDAVWRMVQP; the protein is encoded by the coding sequence ATGGAACTAGAGCAGCTGGTGGCCACGTGGCCGGTGGATAACGTTGCGAGTGCAGTGATTTCGGGGAGCCACCTGGTTACGGCAGGTGACTGTGATCGCGTGTTTGAACTGGCGAGTGTGACAAAACTGCTGTCTGCCTATGGTTTCCTTATCGCCGTGGAAGAAGGGGTCTTTGGGCTGGATCAAGAGCTGGGGCCCGAGGGGGCGACGGTACGCCATATGCTGGCGCATGCGTCTGGCGTTGGTTTTAAGTCCAGTGATCCGGTAAGGCCGGTGGGAATCCGCCGTATCTATTCGTCTTATGGATTTGAGCTCTTGGCTCAGGCTGTGGAAGAGGAGTCCGGGATGTCGTTCGCGGATTACCTCGACGAAGCCGTTTTTCAGCCCCTAGGGATGCGCTCAACACAGCTGTGGGGATCTGCCGGACACGGGGGGAGGTCGTCGGTATCCGACCTCGTCTCTTTTGCTCGCGAGCTTCTTAACCCCCGATTGCTGGCCCCTGAGACCCTTTCCGAGGCCTTTAGTGTTCAATTCCCGGACCTTAACGGCGTTGTTCCAGGATATGGAATGTACAAACCATGTCCGTGGGGGCTGGGGTTTGAGATTAAGGGCAAGAAAGATCCGCATTGGACGGGAGCTCAAATGCCGGCGAATACGGTAGGGCACTTTGGTCAGTCGGGGACATACCTGTGGCTGGTCCCCGGATCTGGTGTGGCGATGATCGCATTAACGGATCGTCCCTTTGGTCCGTGGGCTAAAGAGCCCTGGGCACAGGCTAACGATGCGGTGTGGCGCATGGTTCAACCTTAA
- a CDS encoding trimeric intracellular cation channel family protein gives MYATFDLIGVVLNGIIGGTIARQRDYDAVGFVFLALFSALGGGMLRDVLMQRGTAAAIADSRYLLLAIAGALLALVINFKGRAWEIFKVNGDAIVLGVWSVTGAVKALNFDMPLTSAVFMGVLTAVGGGMIRDICTGQVPGIFGGGPLYAVPALVASISMVTFSNFGFYALGMVVSPILGAGLAIVAYWRGWVLFRNSEWAPVNMTAAQVAALVRRSERRGFIRGRRSKRKIGGDFDLG, from the coding sequence ATGTACGCCACGTTTGACCTGATCGGTGTCGTGCTCAACGGGATTATTGGCGGCACGATTGCTCGTCAACGTGACTATGATGCTGTTGGCTTTGTCTTTCTAGCGTTATTTTCTGCCCTTGGTGGCGGTATGCTTCGCGACGTCCTCATGCAGCGAGGAACAGCCGCGGCCATCGCGGACTCTCGTTATCTCTTGTTGGCTATCGCGGGTGCGCTGCTGGCCTTGGTTATTAATTTCAAGGGACGGGCTTGGGAAATTTTCAAGGTCAACGGCGATGCAATTGTTCTGGGGGTATGGTCGGTTACTGGCGCGGTCAAGGCTCTTAATTTTGATATGCCGCTTACCAGTGCGGTTTTTATGGGAGTCTTGACGGCCGTGGGTGGCGGAATGATCAGGGATATTTGTACGGGGCAGGTGCCGGGTATTTTCGGAGGTGGGCCGCTGTATGCAGTGCCGGCTTTGGTGGCGTCGATAAGCATGGTGACCTTTAGTAACTTTGGTTTTTATGCATTGGGGATGGTGGTTTCTCCGATCTTGGGCGCTGGTCTGGCAATCGTGGCGTATTGGCGCGGATGGGTTTTGTTCCGAAATTCTGAGTGGGCACCGGTTAATATGACTGCTGCCCAGGTGGCTGCGCTGGTGCGGCGCAGTGAGCGTCGTGGGTTTATTCGCGGCCGGCGCTCAAAGCGAAAAATCGGGGGCGACTTCGACTTAGGATAG
- the dnaG gene encoding DNA primase yields MAKGRIPDSDIQAIRERTPIEEIVGEYVQLKPAGADSLKGLSPFKEEKTPSFHVRPNHGYFHCFSTGKGGDVFSFLMEMEHLTFPEAVEACAEKIHYQINYQGGTTGARREEPGTRRRLIEANKAAHAFYREQLETPEAATARQFLLDRGFSQQHIYAFECGYAPDGWDILTKHLLRKGFDFKELEAAGLSTMGRRGPIDRFHRRLLWPIKSVSGDVIGFGARKLFDDDKLGKYMNTPETLLYKKSKVLFGLDNAKKDIAQNHQAVVVEGYTDVMAMHAAGITTAVAACGTAFGEEHLQILRRYMLDDSYFAGSLIYTFDGDEAGQKAAMRAFEGDQKFTGQSYVAVAPDGMDPCDLRLRKGDAAVRDLVAHRVPMFEFIIRTLIAGYSLDSVEGRLQALRRAVPIVADIKDQALKTEYARLLSGWVGWPDPNEVIQQVRVAERRPRNAPKPKRATRFDANNDPAAGVATTLMVLPDRKDPRLWPQREALKLALQYPQVAGQHFDDLPDDAFSNEAYAALNSAIAQAGGCAHTDEGPAWLAAVSDRVHDLVGKSLVSELAVEPVHIETEEEVENGLLKHIDKTLSRLQEQRVGNQIALLKGKLQRMRPSDDEVTYNSMFAELVALEQSRRELLKRVFQ; encoded by the coding sequence ATGGCAAAGGGACGGATACCGGACAGTGATATTCAGGCGATCAGGGAGCGCACACCCATCGAAGAGATCGTGGGGGAGTACGTACAGCTCAAGCCAGCCGGAGCGGATTCTCTGAAAGGTCTGTCCCCCTTTAAGGAGGAAAAAACTCCGTCCTTCCACGTCCGTCCTAACCACGGGTATTTCCACTGCTTTTCCACCGGCAAAGGCGGCGATGTATTCAGCTTTCTCATGGAGATGGAACACCTCACCTTCCCCGAGGCCGTAGAAGCCTGTGCAGAGAAGATCCACTATCAGATCAATTACCAGGGCGGCACTACCGGTGCGCGCCGGGAAGAGCCGGGAACGCGTCGTCGTCTTATTGAGGCGAATAAGGCGGCTCATGCCTTTTATCGGGAGCAACTAGAGACCCCTGAGGCTGCCACTGCGCGTCAGTTCCTGCTGGACAGAGGGTTTTCCCAGCAGCATATTTATGCGTTTGAATGTGGATATGCACCCGATGGCTGGGACATTCTTACAAAACATTTGCTGCGCAAGGGCTTTGATTTTAAAGAACTTGAGGCCGCGGGGTTATCCACAATGGGCCGACGTGGGCCAATCGATAGGTTCCATCGTCGTTTGTTGTGGCCGATCAAGAGCGTCTCTGGCGACGTCATTGGGTTCGGGGCGCGCAAGCTTTTCGACGACGACAAGCTAGGCAAATACATGAACACCCCCGAAACCTTGTTGTATAAAAAATCCAAGGTTCTTTTCGGCTTGGATAACGCTAAGAAAGATATCGCGCAGAATCACCAAGCCGTGGTGGTAGAAGGCTATACCGATGTTATGGCTATGCATGCGGCCGGCATCACTACGGCTGTTGCAGCATGTGGTACCGCCTTTGGCGAGGAACACCTCCAAATCTTGCGGCGCTATATGCTCGATGACTCCTACTTTGCCGGCTCTCTCATCTACACCTTTGATGGCGATGAAGCCGGGCAGAAGGCCGCTATGAGGGCGTTTGAGGGCGATCAGAAGTTCACGGGTCAATCCTATGTGGCGGTGGCTCCTGATGGAATGGACCCGTGCGATCTGCGCCTGCGCAAAGGAGATGCTGCCGTCCGCGACTTGGTCGCCCATCGAGTGCCCATGTTCGAGTTCATTATTCGGACGCTTATAGCCGGATACTCTCTCGACTCTGTTGAAGGGCGGCTCCAAGCCTTAAGGCGCGCAGTGCCCATCGTCGCGGATATCAAAGATCAAGCGCTCAAAACCGAATATGCGCGCTTGCTCTCCGGCTGGGTAGGCTGGCCCGACCCCAACGAGGTTATCCAACAGGTACGCGTTGCAGAGCGTCGTCCAAGGAACGCCCCAAAGCCAAAGCGAGCCACCCGATTTGATGCGAACAACGACCCGGCTGCGGGCGTAGCCACCACACTTATGGTGTTGCCAGATCGTAAAGATCCGCGGTTATGGCCGCAGCGAGAAGCTTTGAAACTCGCACTTCAGTATCCACAAGTGGCTGGTCAGCACTTTGACGACCTGCCAGATGATGCGTTTAGCAACGAAGCGTATGCGGCGCTCAATTCCGCTATTGCTCAAGCGGGTGGATGCGCGCACACAGATGAGGGGCCGGCGTGGCTTGCCGCAGTATCCGATCGTGTTCATGACCTCGTGGGGAAATCGCTAGTGTCGGAGCTGGCCGTGGAACCAGTTCACATAGAAACCGAAGAAGAAGTGGAAAACGGTTTACTCAAGCACATAGACAAGACTCTTTCCCGGCTGCAAGAGCAACGTGTAGGAAACCAGATTGCCCTGCTGAAAGGGAAGCTTCAACGGATGCGTCCGAGCGATGATGAAGTGACATATAACTCAATGTTCGCTGAGCTGGTGGCTTTGGAGCAGTCTCGTCGCGAGTTGCTCAAGAGAGTTTTCCAATAA
- the glmS gene encoding glutamine--fructose-6-phosphate transaminase (isomerizing), which yields MCGIVGFVGTPSASGREYYALEVVLEGMRRLEYRGYDSAGVAVLANGEINFRKKAGKVSALEQELDKSPMPDSVLGIGHTRWATHGGPTDANAHPHVVDNGRLAVVHNGIIENFAELKSELVAQGHNFVSDTDTEVAAVLLGSILAGDAQGDLTRAMQLTCTRLEGAFTLLAIHADSPDRIVAARRNSPLVIGLGEGENFLGSDVSGFIDYTKNAVEMDNDQIVTITPNSYAITDFSGTPAEGKPFTVEWDAAAAEKGGYQFFMEKEIHEQPAAIRDTLMGRFDENGKLTLDEVRIEESLLRSVDKIIVIACGTAAYAGHVARYAIEHWCRIPTEVELAHEFRYRDPIVNEKTLVVALSQSGETMDTLMAVRHAREQGAKVIAICNTHGSSIPRESDASLYTHAGPEIAVASTKAFLAQITATYLLGLYLAQLRGNMFADEVNAVVAELRAIPEKVEEVLGKEDDVKALAQDLKDVKSVLFLGRHVGFPVALEGALKLKELAYLHAEGFAAGELKHGPIALIEEGQPVFVVVPSPRGRDSLHAKIVSNIQEIRARGAITIVIAEEGDTAVEAYANHIIRIPQSPTLMQPLLATVPLQIFACAVAAAKGFDVDQPRNLAKSVTVE from the coding sequence ATGTGTGGAATCGTAGGATTTGTTGGCACTCCCAGTGCGTCTGGGCGTGAATATTATGCTCTTGAAGTGGTTCTTGAAGGGATGCGGCGGCTCGAATATCGTGGGTACGATTCTGCGGGAGTAGCGGTCCTTGCAAATGGGGAGATCAACTTCCGCAAGAAAGCGGGCAAGGTTTCGGCCCTGGAACAGGAACTGGACAAGAGCCCAATGCCTGATTCCGTGCTTGGTATTGGACACACTCGTTGGGCGACTCACGGTGGCCCAACAGACGCGAACGCCCACCCGCATGTGGTGGACAACGGTCGATTGGCCGTAGTTCACAACGGAATCATTGAGAATTTCGCTGAGCTGAAAAGCGAGCTCGTAGCACAAGGTCACAACTTTGTTTCGGATACGGACACCGAAGTAGCAGCAGTGTTGTTGGGCAGTATCCTGGCGGGCGATGCACAGGGCGACCTCACACGGGCAATGCAGTTGACCTGTACACGTCTGGAAGGCGCGTTCACGCTTTTGGCCATCCACGCTGATAGCCCTGATCGTATTGTGGCTGCGCGTCGTAACTCGCCGCTGGTCATCGGCCTGGGCGAAGGTGAGAACTTCTTGGGGTCGGATGTCTCTGGTTTCATCGACTACACCAAGAATGCCGTGGAGATGGACAACGATCAGATTGTAACCATCACGCCGAACTCTTACGCGATTACTGACTTCAGTGGCACCCCGGCAGAGGGCAAGCCATTTACCGTGGAGTGGGATGCGGCAGCGGCGGAAAAAGGCGGCTATCAGTTCTTCATGGAGAAGGAGATTCACGAGCAGCCGGCAGCTATCCGCGATACCCTCATGGGGCGTTTCGACGAAAACGGCAAGCTCACCCTCGACGAAGTGCGCATCGAGGAGTCGCTGTTGCGCAGCGTAGACAAGATTATCGTTATTGCCTGCGGCACCGCCGCATACGCGGGACACGTGGCACGCTACGCAATCGAGCATTGGTGCCGCATTCCGACCGAGGTGGAATTGGCCCATGAGTTCCGCTACCGGGACCCGATTGTCAACGAAAAGACACTGGTCGTGGCGCTATCTCAGTCTGGTGAGACAATGGATACGCTCATGGCCGTACGCCATGCTCGGGAACAAGGCGCCAAGGTCATAGCGATCTGTAACACCCACGGTTCATCCATCCCCCGGGAATCGGACGCTTCGCTGTACACTCACGCGGGCCCCGAGATAGCAGTGGCTTCCACAAAGGCCTTCCTAGCTCAGATCACCGCTACCTACCTCCTAGGGCTGTACCTAGCGCAGCTGCGGGGCAATATGTTTGCGGATGAAGTTAACGCAGTGGTAGCTGAACTGCGCGCAATTCCAGAGAAGGTCGAGGAGGTGCTGGGGAAGGAAGACGATGTGAAAGCCCTGGCACAAGACCTGAAAGATGTGAAGTCGGTGCTCTTCCTTGGGCGCCATGTGGGCTTCCCCGTAGCGTTGGAAGGCGCACTCAAGCTGAAGGAACTCGCATACCTTCACGCAGAGGGATTCGCTGCTGGTGAGCTCAAACATGGTCCTATCGCGCTTATTGAGGAAGGTCAGCCCGTTTTTGTGGTTGTTCCTTCCCCACGGGGACGCGACTCCCTGCATGCGAAGATCGTTTCCAATATCCAAGAGATTCGCGCACGCGGTGCAATCACAATTGTCATCGCCGAGGAAGGGGATACCGCCGTGGAGGCCTACGCCAACCACATCATCCGCATCCCTCAGTCACCGACCCTGATGCAGCCACTGCTAGCCACGGTGCCTCTGCAGATTTTTGCTTGCGCAGTCGCCGCGGCAAAAGGTTTTGACGTGGATCAGCCGCGCAACCTGGCCAAGTCAGTGACCGTGGAATAA
- a CDS encoding ribonuclease domain-containing protein — protein MPASSPSPKKALPTAIAGVLIAIVAGALGLNLSSHDSSVGKNDSSRTPVSTSAASQAQERTAAPAKNTSAKNTVVPDSGLRSCTVDSLPKEAEETITTILSGGPFPYPDNDGVRFGNYEGLLPRQSRNYYREYTVDTPGLRHRGERRVITGGGSQRDPDTWYYTDDHYESFCEIPDAE, from the coding sequence ATGCCTGCTTCTTCACCGTCCCCTAAAAAAGCTCTTCCCACCGCGATCGCAGGGGTGCTCATCGCGATTGTTGCGGGGGCACTGGGATTAAATCTGTCCTCGCATGATTCCTCCGTGGGGAAAAACGACAGTAGTCGCACTCCAGTGTCCACGTCTGCTGCTTCTCAGGCTCAAGAACGCACAGCTGCTCCGGCTAAAAACACCTCTGCTAAAAACACCGTTGTGCCAGACTCTGGTCTGCGCTCTTGTACCGTGGACTCGCTCCCCAAAGAAGCCGAAGAAACCATCACCACAATTCTTTCGGGTGGTCCCTTCCCTTATCCAGATAATGACGGCGTGAGATTTGGCAACTATGAAGGTCTTCTCCCTCGCCAATCTCGTAACTATTACCGCGAATACACAGTGGACACGCCTGGGTTACGTCACCGTGGCGAGCGCCGCGTTATCACCGGCGGTGGTTCCCAACGCGATCCAGACACGTGGTACTACACCGACGATCACTACGAAAGCTTCTGTGAGATCCCTGATGCCGAATAA